A single window of Brachyhypopomus gauderio isolate BG-103 chromosome 21, BGAUD_0.2, whole genome shotgun sequence DNA harbors:
- the LOC143484777 gene encoding uncharacterized protein LOC143484777, whose product MTVNKPVFCMTVMLLVGVVWSGRGCDYPMILTTYRTLTLAELRSLNLTGPFDASNEKSRCPSKKVYHILRSIYGMTQLFACLSEGHHGDSEARVVASMGQLIRQNCRKAPLGKRPNATPCKPAQRQRRGRHRRTQMIVMLVGCWQKLQSVYT is encoded by the exons ATG ACTGTGAACAAGCCCGTTTTCTGTATGACTGTGATGCtgctggtgggggtggtgtggtcCGGACGGGGCTGCGATTACCCCATGATCCTCACCACCTACAGGACACTCACCTTGGCTGAACTCCGCTCTCTG AATCTCACAGGCCCATTTGATGCATCTAATGAAAAGAGCCGTTGTCCTTCTAAAAAG GTATATCACATACTGCGGTCCATTTACGGCATGACTCAGCTGTTTGCGTGCCTCAGCGAGGGTCATCACGGAGACAGCGAGGCCAGAGTAGTGGCCAGCATGGGCCAGCTCATTAGACAGAACTGCAGAAAGGCACCTCTG GGAAAGAGGCCAAACGCAACGCCCTGCAAACCTGCCCAGAGGCAGAGGAGAGGAAGGCATCGACGCACGCAAATGATCGTAATGCTCGTCGGCTGCTGGCAGAAGCTCCAGAGTGTGTATACCTGA
- the edem2 gene encoding ER degradation-enhancing alpha-mannosidase-like protein 2 isoform X2: MLAFLFTVTFCATYPSPIFGHARGKLTAEQETMSHYRDRIKSMFYHAYNSYLENAYPYDELRPLTCDGQDTWGSFSLTLIDALDTLLILGNHTEFQRVATLLQDTVDFDIDVNASVFETNIRVVGGLLSAHLLSKQAGLDVEEGWPCAGPLLRMAEGAARKLLPAFHTPTGMPYGTVNLLRGVNPTETPVTCTAGVGTFILEFSTLSRLTGDPVFEDVARKALTALWKTRSDIGLVGNHIDVVTSKWVAQDAGIGAGVDSYFEYLVKGAIMLQDKELMNMFHEFDKSIRNYTKFDDWYLWVQMHKGTVSMPVFQSLEAFWPGLQSMIGDIDSATRTFHNYYTVWRQFGGLPEFYNIPQGYTVDKREGYPLRPELIESAMYLYKATGDPAFLQLGQDAVESIEKISRVKCGFASVKDVRDHKLDNRMESFFLAETIKYLYLLFDPDNFLHNNGATFDLGGPRGDCVLGAGGYIFNTEAHPLDPAALHCCSKDQDERRELQDILLSLSEPFEPPMDQSEETSKDVASPSACSSESIALKPGERRKAPVLSCPVQPFSARFAIMGQVFSDKT, from the exons ATGCTTGCTTTTCTGTTCACCGTCACTTTTTGTGCAACGTACCCGTCCCCGATCTTCGGCCATGCGAGAGGAAAACTCACCGCTGAGCAGGAGACGATGTCTCATTACAG AGACAGAATAAAGTCTATGTTCTACCATGCCTACAACAGCTATTTGGAGAATGCATATCCATATGATGAACTCCGACCTTTGACATGCGACGGACAGGATACGTGGGGCAG tttttctctcactctcattgatGCCCTGGATACCCTGCTG ATACTGGGAAATCATACAGAGTTTCAGCGGGTGGCCACTCTCCTTCAAGACACTGTGGACTTTGACATTGATGTAAATGCATCAGTGTTTGAAACAAACATACGAG TGGTGGGTGGGCTTCTCTCAGCCCACCTGTTGTCCAAGCAGGCAGGGCTGGACGTGGAGGAGGGCTGGCCTTGTGCTGGGCCTTTACTCCGCATGGCTGAGGGTGCCGCACGCAAACTCCTCCCAG CGTTCCACACACCCACTGGTATGCCCTATGGCACTGTGAACCTGCTGAGGGGGGTCAACCCTACTGAGACTCCTGTCACCTGTACTGCTGGGGTTGGCACCttcattctggagttttccacCCTCAGCCGGCTAACGGGGGACCCAGTGTTTGAGGATGTGGCCCGCAAGGCCCTCACTGCCCTCTGGAAAACCCGCTCTGACATTGGTCTG GTTGGAAACCATATTGATGTCGTCACTTCGAAGTGGGTAGCGCAGGACGCAGGTATTGGAGCAGGGGTTGACTCCTACTTTGAGTACCTCGTCAAAGGCGCCATCATGCTGCAAGATAAGGAACTTATGAACATGTTTCATG AATTTGATAAGTCCATAAGAAACTACACGAAGTTTGATGACTGGTACTTGTGGGTGCAGATGCATAAGGGTACTGTTTCCATGCCTGTCTTTCAGTCTCTAGAGGCATTCTGGCCTGGCCTGCAG AGTATGATAGGGGATATTGACAGTGCCACGAGGACCTTCCATAACTACTACACAGTGTGGCGTCAGTTTGGTGGGCTTCCCGAGTTCTACAACATTCCTCAGGGCTACACGGTGGACAAGCGAGAAGGATATCCTCTCCGTCCAG AGCTGATAGAAAGTGCCATGTACCTGTACAAGGCTACAGGCGACCCGGCATTTCTGCAGCTGGGCCAGGATGCAGTGGAGTCCATAGAGAAGATCAGCCGGGTCAAATGCGGCTTTGCCAGT GTGAAGGATGTCCGGGACCACAAGCTGGACAACCGCATGGAGTCCTTCTTCTTGGCCGAGACCATCAAGTACCTCTACCTCCTGTTTGACCCTGACAACTTCCTTCACAACAATGGTGCAACATTTGATCTGGGAGGTCCGCGAGGAGACTGTGTGCTGGGGGCAGGGGGTTACATCTTTAACACAGAGGCACATCCTCTTGATCCAGCAGCCCTTCACTGCTGCAGCAAGGACCAGGATGAACGCAGAGAACTACAGGACATTCTCCTCAGCCTATCGGAGCCATTTGAGCCTCCCATGGACCAATCAGAGGAGACATCAAAGGATGTGGCTTCTCCCAGCGCTTGCTCCTCAGAAAGCATAGCACTAAAGCctggagagagaagaaaagcGCCCGTGCTGTCCTGCCCTGTTCAGCCTTTTAGCGCAAGATTTGCTATTATGGGACAAGTTTTCAGTGACAAGACATGA
- the edem2 gene encoding ER degradation-enhancing alpha-mannosidase-like protein 2 isoform X1 has protein sequence MREENSPLSRRRCLITGDLSSWALHITCLSTFNLNYIRDRIKSMFYHAYNSYLENAYPYDELRPLTCDGQDTWGSFSLTLIDALDTLLILGNHTEFQRVATLLQDTVDFDIDVNASVFETNIRVVGGLLSAHLLSKQAGLDVEEGWPCAGPLLRMAEGAARKLLPAFHTPTGMPYGTVNLLRGVNPTETPVTCTAGVGTFILEFSTLSRLTGDPVFEDVARKALTALWKTRSDIGLVGNHIDVVTSKWVAQDAGIGAGVDSYFEYLVKGAIMLQDKELMNMFHEFDKSIRNYTKFDDWYLWVQMHKGTVSMPVFQSLEAFWPGLQSMIGDIDSATRTFHNYYTVWRQFGGLPEFYNIPQGYTVDKREGYPLRPELIESAMYLYKATGDPAFLQLGQDAVESIEKISRVKCGFASVKDVRDHKLDNRMESFFLAETIKYLYLLFDPDNFLHNNGATFDLGGPRGDCVLGAGGYIFNTEAHPLDPAALHCCSKDQDERRELQDILLSLSEPFEPPMDQSEETSKDVASPSACSSESIALKPGERRKAPVLSCPVQPFSARFAIMGQVFSDKT, from the exons ATGCGAGAGGAAAACTCACCGCTGAGCAGGAGACGATGTCTCATTACAGGTGATTTGAGCAGCTGGGCGCTTCACATCACCTGTTTGTCCACGTTTAACCTGAATTACATCAG AGACAGAATAAAGTCTATGTTCTACCATGCCTACAACAGCTATTTGGAGAATGCATATCCATATGATGAACTCCGACCTTTGACATGCGACGGACAGGATACGTGGGGCAG tttttctctcactctcattgatGCCCTGGATACCCTGCTG ATACTGGGAAATCATACAGAGTTTCAGCGGGTGGCCACTCTCCTTCAAGACACTGTGGACTTTGACATTGATGTAAATGCATCAGTGTTTGAAACAAACATACGAG TGGTGGGTGGGCTTCTCTCAGCCCACCTGTTGTCCAAGCAGGCAGGGCTGGACGTGGAGGAGGGCTGGCCTTGTGCTGGGCCTTTACTCCGCATGGCTGAGGGTGCCGCACGCAAACTCCTCCCAG CGTTCCACACACCCACTGGTATGCCCTATGGCACTGTGAACCTGCTGAGGGGGGTCAACCCTACTGAGACTCCTGTCACCTGTACTGCTGGGGTTGGCACCttcattctggagttttccacCCTCAGCCGGCTAACGGGGGACCCAGTGTTTGAGGATGTGGCCCGCAAGGCCCTCACTGCCCTCTGGAAAACCCGCTCTGACATTGGTCTG GTTGGAAACCATATTGATGTCGTCACTTCGAAGTGGGTAGCGCAGGACGCAGGTATTGGAGCAGGGGTTGACTCCTACTTTGAGTACCTCGTCAAAGGCGCCATCATGCTGCAAGATAAGGAACTTATGAACATGTTTCATG AATTTGATAAGTCCATAAGAAACTACACGAAGTTTGATGACTGGTACTTGTGGGTGCAGATGCATAAGGGTACTGTTTCCATGCCTGTCTTTCAGTCTCTAGAGGCATTCTGGCCTGGCCTGCAG AGTATGATAGGGGATATTGACAGTGCCACGAGGACCTTCCATAACTACTACACAGTGTGGCGTCAGTTTGGTGGGCTTCCCGAGTTCTACAACATTCCTCAGGGCTACACGGTGGACAAGCGAGAAGGATATCCTCTCCGTCCAG AGCTGATAGAAAGTGCCATGTACCTGTACAAGGCTACAGGCGACCCGGCATTTCTGCAGCTGGGCCAGGATGCAGTGGAGTCCATAGAGAAGATCAGCCGGGTCAAATGCGGCTTTGCCAGT GTGAAGGATGTCCGGGACCACAAGCTGGACAACCGCATGGAGTCCTTCTTCTTGGCCGAGACCATCAAGTACCTCTACCTCCTGTTTGACCCTGACAACTTCCTTCACAACAATGGTGCAACATTTGATCTGGGAGGTCCGCGAGGAGACTGTGTGCTGGGGGCAGGGGGTTACATCTTTAACACAGAGGCACATCCTCTTGATCCAGCAGCCCTTCACTGCTGCAGCAAGGACCAGGATGAACGCAGAGAACTACAGGACATTCTCCTCAGCCTATCGGAGCCATTTGAGCCTCCCATGGACCAATCAGAGGAGACATCAAAGGATGTGGCTTCTCCCAGCGCTTGCTCCTCAGAAAGCATAGCACTAAAGCctggagagagaagaaaagcGCCCGTGCTGTCCTGCCCTGTTCAGCCTTTTAGCGCAAGATTTGCTATTATGGGACAAGTTTTCAGTGACAAGACATGA
- the LOC143484850 gene encoding U8 snoRNA-decapping enzyme yields the protein MEGQEITREDALSRVDHKHACHIMLYADTGAKLFQKIPIKHIVLMQMRFDGLLGFPGGLVKPSEESLEAGLSRELLEEVGIAVPVTADDYVSSHLVPTPPRLITHFYTKKMKETELVDMERAAVSTAADHGLEVMGMVRVPLYTLRNGGGLPWFLSHSFISNSRAQLLEALQRLGLVPQRALEQAVRQAEMRRVHKADPHLCGL from the exons ATGGAAGGTCAAGAAATCACCAGGGAAGATGCGCTGTCACGTGTGGACCACAAACATGCATGTCATATTATGTTATATGCCGACACAGGCGCTAAACTCTTTCAGAAAATTCCAATTAAACATATAGTGCTG aTGCAGATGCGTTTTGATGGTTTACTTGGTTTTCCTGGGGG GTTGGTGAAGCCCTCGGAGGAGAGTCTGGAGGCAGGCCTGAGTCGTGAGctcctggaggaggtggggatAGCCGTGCCAGTGACCGCGGACGACTATGTGTCGTCTCACCTCGTCCCAACCCCTCCCCGCCTCATCACTCACTTCTATACCAAGAAGATGAAGGAGACTGAGCTGGTGGACATGGAGAGAGCTGCAGTATCCACCGCTGCAGACCATGGTTTAGAG GTGATGGGCATGGTTCGCGTGCCGCTCTACACCTTGAGGAATGGTGGTGGGCTTCCTTGGTTCCTGTCCCATTCCTTCATCAGCAACTCGCGCGCCCAGCTCCTGGAGGCCCTGCAGCGTCTGGGCCTGGTGCCACAACGGGCTCTGGAGCAGGCGGTAAGGCAGGCGGAGATGAGACGTGTTCACAAGGCTGACCCTCACTTATGTGGGCTCTGA
- the LOC143484771 gene encoding sodium- and chloride-dependent creatine transporter 1 isoform X1, with product MTSEVGERVQKTCQEGIGAAVTRPLVVATGVCEDEVSEPSPRSGVVDGCMCGSSVCVCDPRAVLGHADRQTWSSQMDFIMSCVGFAVGLGNVWRFPYLCYKNGGGVFLIPYALMVFIGGIPVFFLEIALGQFMKQGGVSAWNIAPLFKGLGLASMVIVFFCNTYYILILAWGLYFLVHSFTYPLPWTSCSQEWNTPNCTLDFNRSCANRTVPASSYSSSLPLNRSSLEPNISCLESEGMRSPIMEFWERKVLRLSGGLDEVGDINIYMVLCLLATWVIVYFCIWKGVKSTGKVVYFTALFPYLVLVVLFVHGVSLPGADSGIIYYLNPDWSKLRDPQVWIDAATQIFYSYAIGLGALTALGSYNRFNNNCYQDAFVLALINSGTSFFSGFVVFSVLGFMAAEQGVDISKVAESGPGLAFIAYPKAVALMPLAPLWAVLFFSMLLVLGLDSQFVGVEGFITGLLDMLPPKSYFSSVRREVVVAICCITCFFIDLSMVTEGGMYVFQLFDYYSASGITLLWQAFWECVVVAWVYGADRFMDDVARMIGYRPLPYMKWCWSYVTPLVCLGVFLFHVVSYKPLVYNGVYVYPWWGEALGCAMALSSMLCIPVTVLYKLLHCKGSLTERWQCLTTPIWGRHHLEFLPPETEVKLLPNNEISKNSLPYEGVI from the exons ATGACGTCCGAGGTGGGTGAGCGTGTCCAAA AGACATGCCAGGAGGGAATCGGGGCGGCGGTCACACGTCCTCTGGTGGTGGCCACTGGGGTGTGTGAAGATGAGGTGTCTGAGCCAAGTCCTCGATCAGGCGTGGTGGACGGCTGCATGTGCGgaagcagcgtgtgtgtgtgtgaccccagAGCGGTGTTGGGTCATGCCGACAGACAGACGTGGAGCAGTCAGATGGACTTTATTATGTCTTGTGTGGGATTCGCTGTTGGCCTCGGTAACGTCTGGAGGTTCCCCTACCTCTGCTATAAGAATGGTGGAG gggtgtTTTTGATCCCATATGCTCTGATGGTGTTTATCGGAGGTATTCCAGTCTTCTTCCTGGAGATCGCACTAGGCCAGTTCATGAAACAAGGTGGAGTTTCTGCCTGGAATATCGCCCCTCTTTTTAAAG GGCTAGGCCTGGCGTCCATGGTGATCGTGTTCTTCTGTAACACATACTACATCCTGATTCTGGCCTGGGGATTGTACTTCCTGGTTCACTCCTTCACTTACCCCCTACCCTGGACGTCCTGTAGCCAGGAGTGGAACACGCCCAACTGCACGCTGGACTTTAACCGGTCCTGCGCTAATCGCACTGTCCCTGCTTCCTCTTACTCTTCATCTTTGCCACTTAACCGCTCTTCTCTCGAACCCAACATCAGCTGCTTGGAATCTGAAGGCATGCGTTCACCTATCATGGAATTCTGGGA ACGTAAGGTCCTGCGTCTGTCTGGTGGATTGGATGAGGTGGGTGATATCAACATTTACATGGTGCTGTGTCTTCTTGCTACCTGGGTCATAGTGTATTTCTGCATCTGGAAAGGGGTCAAGTCTACAGGCAAG gtTGTGTATTTTACAGCTCTCTTCCCATATTTGGTGCTGGTAGTCCTATTTGTTCATGGAGTTTCACTGCCAGGAGCTGACAGtggaattatttattatttgaaCCCTGACTGGAGCAAACTCAGAGATCCACAA GTTTGGATTGATGCTGCTACACAGATCTTCTACTCATATGCTATTGGTCTGGGAGCATTAACAGCCCTGGGGAGCTACAACCGCTTCAACAACAACTGTTACCA GGATGCATTTGTACTGGCTCTTATAAACAGTGGGACCAGTTTTTTTTCAGGCTTTGTGGTTTTTTCCGTGCTTGGCTTCATGGCGGCCGAACAGGGTGTTGACATCAGCAAAGTTGCGGAGAGTG gTCCAGGGTTAGCGTTCATTGCTTACCCTAAAGCAGTGGCTCTCATGCCCCTGGCTCCTCTGTGGGCTGTCCTCTTCTTCAGCATGCTGCTAGTGTTAGGACTGGACAGCCAG TTCGTAGGTGTGGAGGGTTTCATCACAGGGCTCCTGGACATGCTTCCCCCCAAGTCCTACTTTAGCTCTGTGCGTCGTGAGGTTGTCGTGGCAATATGCTGTATCACCTGCTTCTTTATCGACCTCTCCATGGTAACGGAG GGAGGGATGTATGTGTTCCAACTCTTTGACTATTATTCAGCCAGTGGCATCACACTCCTGTGGCAAGCATtctgggagtgtgtggtggtggccTGGGTATATG GAGCTGACCGCTTCATGGACGATGTGGCACGCATGATTGGCTATCGCCCTCTGCCGTACATGAAGTGGTGCTGGTCTTACGTTACACCATTAGTGTGTTTG GGTGTGTTTCTGTTTCACGTGGTGAGCTATAAGCCCTTGGTGTATAACGGGGTGTATGTGTATCCGTGGTGGGGGGAGGCATTGGGGTGTGCCATGGCTCTCTCCTCCATGCTCTGCATCCCCGTCACTGTCCTCTACAAACTCTTACACTGCAAAGGTTCCCTCACGGAG CGCTGGCAGTGTCTGACCACGCCTATTTGGGGGCGGCACCATCTCGAGTTCCTCCCGCCTGAGACAGAAGTCAAACTGTTGCCTAATAATGAGATAAGCAAAAACTCACTCCCTTATGAGGGTGTCAtataa
- the LOC143484771 gene encoding sodium- and chloride-dependent creatine transporter 1 isoform X2 yields the protein MTSEVGERVQKTCQEGIGAAVTRPLVVATGVCEDEVSEPSPRSGVVDGCMCGSSVCVCDPRAVLGHADRQTWSSQMDFIMSCVGFAVGLGNVWRFPYLCYKNGGGVFLIPYALMVFIGGIPVFFLEIALGQFMKQGGVSAWNIAPLFKGLGLASMVIVFFCNTYYILILAWGLYFLVHSFTYPLPWTSCSQEWNTPNCTLDFNRSCANRTVPASSYSSSLPLNRSSLEPNISCLESEGMRSPIMEFWERKVLRLSGGLDEVGDINIYMVLCLLATWVIVYFCIWKGVKSTGKVVYFTALFPYLVLVVLFVHGVSLPGADSGIIYYLNPDWSKLRDPQVWIDAATQIFYSYAIGLGALTALGSYNRFNNNCYQDAFVLALINSGTSFFSGFVVFSVLGFMAAEQGVDISKVAESGPGLAFIAYPKAVALMPLAPLWAVLFFSMLLVLGLDSQFVGVEGFITGLLDMLPPKSYFSSVRREVVVAICCITCFFIDLSMVTEGGMYVFQLFDYYSASGITLLWQAFWECVVVAWVYGADRFMDDVARMIGYRPLPYMKWCWSYVTPLVCLRWQCLTTPIWGRHHLEFLPPETEVKLLPNNEISKNSLPYEGVI from the exons ATGACGTCCGAGGTGGGTGAGCGTGTCCAAA AGACATGCCAGGAGGGAATCGGGGCGGCGGTCACACGTCCTCTGGTGGTGGCCACTGGGGTGTGTGAAGATGAGGTGTCTGAGCCAAGTCCTCGATCAGGCGTGGTGGACGGCTGCATGTGCGgaagcagcgtgtgtgtgtgtgaccccagAGCGGTGTTGGGTCATGCCGACAGACAGACGTGGAGCAGTCAGATGGACTTTATTATGTCTTGTGTGGGATTCGCTGTTGGCCTCGGTAACGTCTGGAGGTTCCCCTACCTCTGCTATAAGAATGGTGGAG gggtgtTTTTGATCCCATATGCTCTGATGGTGTTTATCGGAGGTATTCCAGTCTTCTTCCTGGAGATCGCACTAGGCCAGTTCATGAAACAAGGTGGAGTTTCTGCCTGGAATATCGCCCCTCTTTTTAAAG GGCTAGGCCTGGCGTCCATGGTGATCGTGTTCTTCTGTAACACATACTACATCCTGATTCTGGCCTGGGGATTGTACTTCCTGGTTCACTCCTTCACTTACCCCCTACCCTGGACGTCCTGTAGCCAGGAGTGGAACACGCCCAACTGCACGCTGGACTTTAACCGGTCCTGCGCTAATCGCACTGTCCCTGCTTCCTCTTACTCTTCATCTTTGCCACTTAACCGCTCTTCTCTCGAACCCAACATCAGCTGCTTGGAATCTGAAGGCATGCGTTCACCTATCATGGAATTCTGGGA ACGTAAGGTCCTGCGTCTGTCTGGTGGATTGGATGAGGTGGGTGATATCAACATTTACATGGTGCTGTGTCTTCTTGCTACCTGGGTCATAGTGTATTTCTGCATCTGGAAAGGGGTCAAGTCTACAGGCAAG gtTGTGTATTTTACAGCTCTCTTCCCATATTTGGTGCTGGTAGTCCTATTTGTTCATGGAGTTTCACTGCCAGGAGCTGACAGtggaattatttattatttgaaCCCTGACTGGAGCAAACTCAGAGATCCACAA GTTTGGATTGATGCTGCTACACAGATCTTCTACTCATATGCTATTGGTCTGGGAGCATTAACAGCCCTGGGGAGCTACAACCGCTTCAACAACAACTGTTACCA GGATGCATTTGTACTGGCTCTTATAAACAGTGGGACCAGTTTTTTTTCAGGCTTTGTGGTTTTTTCCGTGCTTGGCTTCATGGCGGCCGAACAGGGTGTTGACATCAGCAAAGTTGCGGAGAGTG gTCCAGGGTTAGCGTTCATTGCTTACCCTAAAGCAGTGGCTCTCATGCCCCTGGCTCCTCTGTGGGCTGTCCTCTTCTTCAGCATGCTGCTAGTGTTAGGACTGGACAGCCAG TTCGTAGGTGTGGAGGGTTTCATCACAGGGCTCCTGGACATGCTTCCCCCCAAGTCCTACTTTAGCTCTGTGCGTCGTGAGGTTGTCGTGGCAATATGCTGTATCACCTGCTTCTTTATCGACCTCTCCATGGTAACGGAG GGAGGGATGTATGTGTTCCAACTCTTTGACTATTATTCAGCCAGTGGCATCACACTCCTGTGGCAAGCATtctgggagtgtgtggtggtggccTGGGTATATG GAGCTGACCGCTTCATGGACGATGTGGCACGCATGATTGGCTATCGCCCTCTGCCGTACATGAAGTGGTGCTGGTCTTACGTTACACCATTAGTGTGTTTG CGCTGGCAGTGTCTGACCACGCCTATTTGGGGGCGGCACCATCTCGAGTTCCTCCCGCCTGAGACAGAAGTCAAACTGTTGCCTAATAATGAGATAAGCAAAAACTCACTCCCTTATGAGGGTGTCAtataa